The genomic DNA CACGTCGTCGTCGACCACGGTGATGGTGCCCACGCCGGCCGAGGCCAGGTAGGGCAGGGCGGCAGCGCCCAGGCCGCCCGCGCCGATAACCAGCGCGTGGCTGGCAAGCAGCCGGCTCTGGCCCTCGATGCCGAGTTCGTCGAGCAGGATATGCCGCGAATAGCGCAGCAGTTGATCGTCGTTCATGGCTTGCAATGCAAAGCGGCCCCGCGGGGCCGCTGCTATTCATCAGGATTTCAGGGAGCCTTGCCGGTCGGCGTGCCCAGCGGTGTTCCGAGCGGGGCGCTCGCAGGCGGCGCGCCGGCCGGTGCCTTGGTGGCCGGCTTGGCTGGGGTAGCCGCCTTGGCCGCCGGCTTGGCCGGCTTGTCCGACGTGGCCACGGCTTCGAGCTTGGACTTGGAGCGCTTGACCGGCTGGCCTTCGAGCTGGGCGATGGCTTGCTGCAGCATGAAGTCCTCGGCCGTGCCGAACTCGATCGGCTTCTTCTTGCGTTCCTTGTCGCGCTCTTCCGGCGTCTTCTTGGCGTTTTCTTCCTCGAGCCGGCGCAGTTCCTCGACGCGGCGCTGTTCGCGCTCGTTCATCTCGGGCTCTTCCGATTCCTGCTTGTTGTGCAGGTGGCGCTCGGTGTCGATCTCGCGGGTGATCAGCGCGTCGTCAGGATCGCCTTCCGGGTTCTGGTCGACCGGGATGTCCGGGCGGATGCCCTTGGCCTGGATCGACTTGCCCGTCGGCGTGTAGTAGTACGCGATGGTCAGCTTGATGCCGGTGTCGTTGGTGAGCGGGCGTACGGTCTGCACCGAGCCCTTGCCGAACGTGGTCTTGCCCATGATCAGCGCGCGCTTGTGGTCTTGCAGCGCGCCGGCAACGATTTCGGAGGCCGACGCCGAGTAGGCGTTGGTCAGCACCACCATCGGGATCTTCTTGTACAGCGCCGGCAGGCCCTTGAGCGGATCGTCCTCGAGCGAGGACAGCCGGTAGTTGTTGAACGTGGTCTTGTAGACGCGCTTGGCATCCGGCACCTGGCCGTTGGTCGATACCACGGTCACGTCGTCGGGCAGGAAGGCTGCCGCCACGCCGACCGCGCCTTGCAGCACGCCGCCGCCGTTGTTGCGCAGGTCCAGGATCACGCCCTTCAGGTTGGGGTTCTTCTGGGCCAGTTCGTCCAGCTTCTTGCCCAGGTCGGCCACCGTGCGTTCCTGGAAGCTGGTCAGGCGGACCCAGGCGAGGCGGTCATTGTCGATCAGCTTGGCCTTGACCGACTGCACGCGGATCTCCGCGCGCGTGATCGACACCGGGAAGGTGCGTTCGTCGCTCTTGCGATAGATGGTCAGCGTGACCTTGGTGCCCGGCTCGCCGCGCATGCGCTTGACCGCCTGCTCCAGCGGCAGGCCGCGCACGGGCTTGTCGTCTATGCGGGTGATCAGGTCGCCGGGCTGGATGCCGGCACGGAAGGCGGGGGTGTCTTCGATCGGGTTGATCACCTTGACCAGCCCTTCTTCCTGCGAGATTTCGATCCCCAGGCCGGCAAAGCGTCCGCGCGTGCCTTCCTGCAGTTCCTTGAAGTCCTTCTCGTCCAGGTAGGCCGAATGCGGATCCAGGCTGGCGACCATGCCCTTGATGGCTTCGGTCAGCAGCTTCTTGTCATCCACCGGCTCGACATATTCCCGCTTGATCTGGCCGAAGATGTCGGCCATCAAGCGCAACTGCTCCAGCGGCAGCGGCCCCGGCGAATTCTGCGCGGTGGCCGATAGTTGCAGCGTGGCGAGCACGCCGGCAACGAGTCCGGCAGTAACAAGACTGATGTTCTTGAGCGTCTTACGCATGAGGGCTGCCTGAACGTGTGAGGATTGTGCTGTGTCGGAGCCGGCCTGGCGCATCGCA from Cupriavidus sp. D39 includes the following:
- a CDS encoding S41 family peptidase produces the protein MRKTLKNISLVTAGLVAGVLATLQLSATAQNSPGPLPLEQLRLMADIFGQIKREYVEPVDDKKLLTEAIKGMVASLDPHSAYLDEKDFKELQEGTRGRFAGLGIEISQEEGLVKVINPIEDTPAFRAGIQPGDLITRIDDKPVRGLPLEQAVKRMRGEPGTKVTLTIYRKSDERTFPVSITRAEIRVQSVKAKLIDNDRLAWVRLTSFQERTVADLGKKLDELAQKNPNLKGVILDLRNNGGGVLQGAVGVAAAFLPDDVTVVSTNGQVPDAKRVYKTTFNNYRLSSLEDDPLKGLPALYKKIPMVVLTNAYSASASEIVAGALQDHKRALIMGKTTFGKGSVQTVRPLTNDTGIKLTIAYYYTPTGKSIQAKGIRPDIPVDQNPEGDPDDALITREIDTERHLHNKQESEEPEMNEREQRRVEELRRLEEENAKKTPEERDKERKKKPIEFGTAEDFMLQQAIAQLEGQPVKRSKSKLEAVATSDKPAKPAAKAATPAKPATKAPAGAPPASAPLGTPLGTPTGKAP